The Methylomonas koyamae genome has a segment encoding these proteins:
- a CDS encoding DUF1348 family protein, protein MDTKPPLPPFTAETAAQKVRMAEDAWNSRDPDRVVQVYTEDSRWRNRAEFPLGRQQIKEFLQRKWAKELDYRLIKELWAFTENRIAVRFAYEWHDDAGNWFRSYGNENWEFNEFGLMQRRFASINDLPIKDSERLFHWPLGRRPDDHAGLTELGL, encoded by the coding sequence ATGGATACCAAACCACCTCTTCCCCCGTTTACCGCCGAAACCGCCGCGCAAAAAGTGCGCATGGCCGAGGACGCCTGGAACAGCCGCGATCCGGACCGGGTGGTGCAGGTTTATACCGAAGACAGCCGCTGGCGCAACCGCGCCGAGTTTCCGCTAGGACGGCAACAGATCAAGGAGTTTTTGCAACGCAAATGGGCCAAGGAACTGGATTACCGCTTGATCAAGGAATTATGGGCGTTTACCGAAAACCGCATCGCGGTGCGTTTCGCTTACGAATGGCACGACGACGCCGGCAACTGGTTTCGCAGTTACGGTAACGAAAATTGGGAGTTTAACGAGTTCGGTTTGATGCAGCGCCGCTTTGCCAGCATCAACGATTTACCGATCAAAGACAGCGAGCGCCTGTTTCACTGGCCGCTGGGGCGCAGGCCGGATGATCACGCCGGTTTGACCGAATTGGGTTTGTAA
- a CDS encoding TetR/AcrR family transcriptional regulator, with product MAFESSTTVSDLPARERILLAAHDLFYREGIRATGVDKVIAAAGVTKVTFYRHFPSKHDLIRAFLEYRHGIWMAWFADAILRHGGVPGGGLLPLVAVMEEWFRKPIYRGCAFINSVAELGGALPDVLAICHSHKQDMVMAVRELLADMPGRDGLAQAAAVAIDGAIVRAQTEAPDAEVKESLRSLALVLSALQAASAAAPETAQQ from the coding sequence ATGGCTTTCGAATCCTCGACAACCGTTTCCGATTTGCCCGCGCGGGAGCGGATTTTACTGGCGGCGCACGACCTGTTTTACCGGGAGGGCATTCGCGCGACCGGAGTCGATAAAGTCATCGCCGCGGCGGGCGTGACCAAGGTCACTTTCTATCGCCACTTTCCGAGCAAGCACGATTTGATTCGGGCTTTTCTGGAATATCGGCATGGAATCTGGATGGCGTGGTTCGCCGACGCGATCCTGCGCCACGGCGGCGTTCCCGGCGGCGGGCTATTGCCGTTGGTCGCGGTAATGGAGGAATGGTTTCGTAAGCCGATTTACCGCGGTTGCGCGTTTATCAACAGCGTTGCCGAATTGGGCGGCGCCTTGCCGGATGTCTTGGCGATTTGCCATAGCCACAAGCAGGACATGGTCATGGCGGTGCGGGAGTTGCTGGCCGACATGCCCGGTCGCGACGGATTGGCGCAAGCCGCTGCCGTTGCGATAGACGGTGCCATCGTCCGCGCCCAGACCGAAGCTCCGGACGCGGAAGTTAAGGAGTCGTTACGCAGTCTGGCGTTGGTGTTGTCGGCGTTGCAGGCGGCGTCAGCCGCGGCGCCCGAAACGGCGCAGCAATAA
- a CDS encoding cation-transporting P-type ATPase — MKQNPQTLWHNLPPEQLLSQFDVQLGAGLSGQAAESRLADTGPNRLTPPRGKGPLRLLLAQFHQPLIYILLFSAATTAFLEEWADSSVIFGVVLVNAIIGFVQEANALKAINALAQTLNLSANVLRDGQRRTIAAADLVPGDLVYLQSGDKVPADLRLLQTRELKIDEAALTGESVPAEKQAQTLAAATLLADRTNMAYSSTLVSYGSALAVVVGTGDNTEIGRINRLIAAAEPLETPLTRKMSQFSQLLLWVIVACAALTFAVGVWRGESALDMFMASVALAVGAIPEGLPAALTITLAIGVSRMAKRNAIIRKLPAVETLGSTTVICSDKTGTLTQNQMTVQFVYAGGEQFAISGSGYTPDGEFLAAGQPVDPHQKPALLECLKAGLLCNDARLIADIDSWRIEGDPTEAALLVSAHKAGLHHASVSNGHPRLDAIPFESQYQYMATLHHNLALDERHVYLKGSLESLLERCDSAFSADLQPIPLDKRQLQRQAEILAAQGLRVLAFARTGHGDDAVAHSEVSSGLTFLGLQAMIDPPRPEAARAIAACYRAGIAVKMITGDHPVTALAIAKQLGMRHSDKAITGSELENYTETDYLQQVEHCSVYARIAPEQKLLLVRALQAKGHVVAMTGDGVNDAPALRQANIGVAMGQGGTEVAKEAAAMVLTDDHFATIEAAVEEGRGVFDNLVKFIAWTLPTNLGEGLVITAAVFANVALPITPLQILWINMTTAVLLGLMLAFEPKEPGLMQRQPRNPEQPILTRHLLLRICLVGVLLLAGAFGLFEWELMHQETLAKARTVSVNVFVFGELFYLFNCRSLRYSMFKVGVFSNPWVLVGVSAMIALQMLFTYWPPMQNLFGSAAIGQDEWLLILAVSLVIYAVVGLEKLLLRRFGRRG, encoded by the coding sequence ATGAAGCAGAATCCGCAAACCCTTTGGCATAATCTGCCGCCGGAACAGTTACTGTCGCAGTTCGATGTGCAACTCGGCGCCGGCCTGTCCGGCCAAGCAGCCGAGTCCCGGCTGGCAGACACCGGCCCCAACCGCCTGACGCCGCCGCGCGGCAAAGGTCCTTTACGCTTACTGCTCGCTCAATTCCACCAACCGCTGATTTACATTCTGCTGTTTTCGGCCGCGACCACCGCATTCCTGGAAGAATGGGCCGACAGCAGCGTTATTTTCGGCGTGGTACTGGTTAACGCCATCATCGGCTTCGTCCAGGAAGCCAACGCTCTGAAAGCGATCAATGCGCTGGCGCAAACGCTGAACCTCAGCGCCAATGTGTTGCGCGACGGCCAGCGCCGGACCATCGCCGCCGCCGACTTGGTACCCGGAGATTTGGTTTATCTGCAATCCGGCGACAAGGTGCCGGCGGATTTGCGCTTACTGCAAACCCGAGAACTGAAAATAGACGAGGCCGCTTTAACCGGCGAGTCCGTGCCGGCCGAAAAACAGGCCCAAACCCTAGCCGCCGCGACCTTGTTGGCCGACCGCACCAATATGGCCTATTCGTCGACGTTGGTCAGTTACGGCAGCGCCTTGGCCGTTGTGGTCGGCACCGGCGACAACACCGAAATCGGCCGCATCAACCGTTTGATCGCAGCGGCCGAACCGCTGGAAACGCCGTTGACGCGGAAAATGAGCCAATTCAGCCAGCTACTGCTGTGGGTCATCGTCGCCTGCGCGGCGCTGACATTTGCCGTCGGCGTCTGGCGCGGCGAAAGCGCGTTGGATATGTTCATGGCCTCGGTAGCCTTGGCCGTCGGCGCGATTCCGGAAGGCTTGCCGGCCGCGCTGACCATCACACTGGCCATCGGCGTTTCGCGCATGGCCAAGCGTAACGCCATCATCCGCAAACTGCCCGCCGTCGAAACCTTGGGCAGCACCACGGTCATTTGTTCCGACAAAACCGGCACGCTGACCCAAAACCAGATGACGGTGCAATTCGTCTATGCCGGGGGCGAACAGTTTGCTATCAGCGGCAGCGGCTATACGCCGGACGGCGAATTTCTCGCAGCCGGCCAACCGGTCGACCCGCACCAAAAACCCGCTCTGCTCGAATGCCTGAAAGCCGGCCTACTGTGCAACGACGCCCGCTTGATCGCCGATATCGATAGCTGGCGGATCGAAGGCGACCCGACCGAGGCGGCTTTGCTGGTCTCCGCCCATAAAGCCGGTTTACACCATGCCAGCGTCAGCAACGGCCACCCGAGATTGGACGCTATCCCGTTCGAATCGCAATACCAATATATGGCCACGCTGCACCACAACTTGGCATTGGACGAACGCCACGTCTACTTAAAAGGCTCGCTGGAAAGCTTGCTCGAACGTTGCGACAGCGCTTTTTCCGCCGACTTGCAACCGATTCCGCTCGACAAGCGCCAATTGCAACGCCAGGCGGAAATACTTGCCGCACAAGGCTTGCGCGTCCTGGCCTTCGCCCGTACCGGCCACGGCGACGATGCCGTCGCCCATAGCGAAGTCAGCAGCGGCCTGACATTCCTCGGCCTGCAAGCGATGATAGACCCGCCACGGCCGGAAGCGGCACGGGCGATAGCCGCCTGCTACCGGGCCGGCATCGCCGTGAAAATGATCACCGGCGACCACCCGGTCACGGCTTTGGCCATCGCCAAACAACTCGGCATGCGCCACAGCGATAAGGCTATCACCGGCAGCGAGCTGGAAAATTACACCGAAACCGATTACCTGCAGCAGGTCGAACATTGCAGCGTTTACGCCCGCATCGCTCCCGAACAAAAACTGCTGCTGGTCCGCGCCTTACAAGCCAAAGGCCACGTCGTGGCGATGACCGGCGACGGCGTCAACGACGCGCCGGCCTTGCGCCAAGCCAACATCGGCGTGGCAATGGGCCAGGGCGGTACCGAAGTCGCCAAGGAAGCGGCGGCCATGGTGCTGACCGACGACCATTTCGCGACGATCGAGGCCGCCGTCGAAGAAGGCCGCGGCGTATTCGACAATCTGGTGAAGTTCATCGCCTGGACTCTGCCGACCAATCTGGGCGAGGGTCTGGTGATCACCGCGGCGGTATTTGCCAACGTGGCATTGCCGATCACACCGCTGCAGATTTTGTGGATCAACATGACCACGGCCGTGCTATTGGGATTGATGCTGGCGTTCGAGCCCAAGGAGCCGGGCCTGATGCAGCGCCAGCCGCGCAATCCGGAGCAACCGATCCTGACCAGACACTTGCTGCTGCGGATCTGCCTGGTCGGCGTGCTGTTGCTGGCCGGCGCTTTCGGCTTGTTCGAATGGGAGCTGATGCACCAAGAAACCCTGGCCAAAGCCCGCACGGTATCGGTAAACGTGTTCGTCTTCGGCGAGCTGTTTTATCTGTTCAACTGCCGATCGCTACGTTATTCGATGTTTAAAGTCGGGGTGTTTTCCAATCCCTGGGTATTGGTCGGCGTCAGCGCCATGATCGCCTTGCAGATGTTGTTCACCTATTGGCCGCCCATGCAGAATTTATTCGGCAGCGCGGCGATCGGCCAGGACGAATGGTTATTGATTTTGGCGGTGAGCCTGGTGATTTATGCCGTCGTCGGCTTGGAAAAATTATTGCTGCGCCGTTTCGGGCGCCGCGGCTGA
- a CDS encoding HesA/MoeB/ThiF family protein, producing MNDEQLLRYSRQIMLPQIDIAGQKKLIEAKILIVGAGGLGSPASMYLAAAGVGSITLYDDDQVDLSNLQRQIAHATSDIGLDKVISTRQTLEKINPQVTVVARKRRLTGAELLEQVEIADVVLDCSDNFTTRFAINQACVQRQTPLVSGAAIRFEGQISVFTPGRNQSPCYNCLYQSDGEELQNCARNGVVAPITGIVGSMQALETIKLITGIGEPLTGRLLMLDGLAMEWRTLRLKKNPACPTCGDITGKRT from the coding sequence ATGAACGACGAACAACTACTCCGCTACAGCCGCCAGATCATGCTGCCGCAAATCGACATTGCCGGCCAAAAAAAGCTGATCGAGGCCAAAATCCTAATCGTCGGCGCCGGCGGCTTGGGTTCGCCGGCCTCGATGTATCTCGCCGCCGCTGGTGTCGGCAGCATTACGCTGTACGACGACGACCAGGTGGATCTGAGCAATTTGCAACGGCAGATCGCCCATGCCACCTCCGATATAGGGTTGGATAAAGTGATTTCAACCCGGCAGACGCTGGAAAAAATCAATCCGCAGGTAACAGTGGTGGCGCGCAAGCGGCGGCTAACCGGCGCAGAACTGTTGGAACAAGTCGAAATAGCCGACGTGGTACTGGATTGCAGCGACAATTTCACCACCCGTTTCGCCATTAACCAAGCCTGCGTACAACGGCAGACGCCGCTGGTATCCGGGGCGGCGATCCGTTTCGAGGGCCAAATCAGCGTGTTCACTCCCGGCCGCAACCAAAGCCCATGCTACAACTGCCTTTACCAAAGCGACGGCGAAGAATTGCAAAATTGTGCCCGCAACGGCGTGGTCGCGCCGATTACCGGTATCGTCGGCAGCATGCAGGCGCTGGAGACCATTAAATTGATTACCGGGATCGGCGAGCCCTTAACCGGACGATTATTGATGCTGGACGGCCTGGCCATGGAATGGCGAACGCTGCGCTTGAAGAAAAATCCGGCCTGCCCGACTTGCGGCGATATAACCGGCAAACGAACATAA
- the groES gene encoding co-chaperone GroES: MKIRPLHDRVVVKRVEEETKTAGGIVLPGSAAEKPSEGEVLAVGSGKPLDNGQVRPMAVKVGDKVLFGKYSGTEVKVDGEQYIVMREEDIMGILG, from the coding sequence ATGAAAATTCGTCCGTTACATGACCGTGTAGTCGTAAAACGCGTTGAGGAAGAGACCAAAACCGCCGGCGGTATCGTGCTGCCCGGTTCCGCCGCGGAAAAGCCGAGCGAAGGCGAAGTGCTGGCGGTGGGCTCAGGTAAACCGTTAGACAACGGCCAAGTACGTCCTATGGCAGTCAAAGTCGGTGACAAAGTACTGTTCGGTAAATATTCCGGCACCGAAGTTAAAGTCGATGGCGAGCAATACATCGTCATGCGCGAAGAAGACATCATGGGCATTTTGGGCTAA
- the groL gene encoding chaperonin GroEL (60 kDa chaperone family; promotes refolding of misfolded polypeptides especially under stressful conditions; forms two stacked rings of heptamers to form a barrel-shaped 14mer; ends can be capped by GroES; misfolded proteins enter the barrel where they are refolded when GroES binds), giving the protein MAAKDVKFGGDARALMVAGVNILANAVKVTLGPKGRNAVLDKSFGAPTITKDGVSVAKEIELKDKFENMGAQMVKEVASKTSDVAGDGTTTATVLAQAIVNEGLKSVAAGMNPMDLKRGIDSAVTAAVAAIEKQAIPCSDSKAIAQVGTISANSDESVGAIIAEAMEKVGKEGVITVEEGTGLNNELDVVEGMQFDRGYLSPYFINKQESMSVELDDPFVLLYDKKISNIREMLPILEGVAKSGRSLLIIAEDVEGEALATLVVNNMRGIVKVAAVKAPGFGDRRKAMLEDIAILTGGVVISEEVGLSLEKADISQLGTAKRVQINKENTTIIDGAGDEGQIKGRVAQIRAQAEEATSDYDREKLQERLAKLAGGVAVIKVGAATEVEMKEKKARVEDALHSTRAAVEEGVVAGGGTALIRALSALEGLKGINHDQDVGISILRRAMEEPLRQIVANAGDEASVVLNEVKKGSGNFGYNAATGEYGDMIAMGILDPAKVTRSALQNAASVAGLMITTEVMIADAPADNKAPAMPDMGGMGGMGGMM; this is encoded by the coding sequence ATGGCAGCAAAAGACGTGAAATTCGGTGGCGACGCCCGTGCTTTGATGGTAGCCGGTGTCAACATTCTGGCTAACGCGGTTAAGGTCACTCTGGGTCCGAAAGGCCGCAATGCCGTGCTGGACAAAAGTTTCGGCGCACCGACCATCACCAAAGACGGTGTGTCTGTTGCAAAAGAAATCGAATTGAAAGACAAATTCGAAAACATGGGCGCGCAAATGGTTAAAGAAGTCGCGTCCAAAACCTCCGACGTGGCCGGCGACGGTACCACCACCGCAACGGTACTGGCGCAAGCCATCGTCAACGAAGGCCTGAAATCAGTTGCCGCCGGCATGAATCCGATGGACCTGAAACGCGGTATCGACAGCGCCGTAACCGCTGCGGTTGCTGCGATTGAAAAACAAGCGATTCCCTGCAGCGACAGCAAAGCCATCGCCCAAGTAGGCACCATCTCTGCCAACTCCGACGAATCCGTTGGCGCGATCATCGCCGAAGCGATGGAAAAAGTCGGTAAAGAAGGCGTCATCACCGTCGAAGAAGGTACTGGTCTGAACAACGAACTGGACGTCGTCGAAGGCATGCAGTTCGACCGCGGCTATCTGTCTCCGTATTTCATCAACAAACAAGAAAGCATGAGCGTCGAACTGGACGATCCTTTCGTATTGTTGTACGACAAAAAAATCTCCAACATCCGTGAAATGTTGCCGATTCTGGAAGGCGTGGCCAAATCCGGCCGTTCATTGCTGATCATCGCCGAAGACGTCGAAGGCGAAGCGCTGGCGACTCTGGTGGTCAACAACATGCGCGGTATTGTGAAAGTGGCTGCGGTTAAAGCCCCTGGCTTTGGCGACCGTCGCAAAGCGATGTTAGAAGATATCGCGATCCTGACTGGCGGCGTCGTGATTTCCGAAGAAGTCGGTTTGTCTTTGGAAAAAGCCGACATTTCGCAACTGGGTACTGCGAAACGCGTCCAAATCAACAAAGAAAACACCACCATCATCGACGGTGCCGGCGACGAAGGCCAAATCAAAGGCCGCGTGGCGCAAATTCGCGCCCAAGCCGAAGAAGCGACTTCCGACTACGACCGCGAAAAACTGCAAGAACGTCTGGCCAAACTGGCTGGCGGTGTAGCAGTGATCAAAGTCGGCGCCGCAACCGAAGTGGAAATGAAAGAGAAGAAAGCTCGCGTCGAAGATGCGCTGCACTCGACCCGCGCTGCGGTTGAAGAAGGCGTGGTTGCCGGTGGCGGTACCGCGTTGATCCGCGCCCTGTCTGCGTTGGAAGGCCTGAAAGGCATCAACCACGACCAAGACGTCGGCATCAGCATCCTGCGCCGCGCGATGGAAGAGCCTTTGCGTCAAATCGTTGCCAACGCCGGCGACGAAGCGTCCGTGGTGTTGAACGAAGTCAAAAAAGGCAGCGGTAACTTCGGTTACAACGCCGCGACCGGCGAATACGGCGACATGATCGCGATGGGTATTTTGGACCCGGCGAAAGTGACCCGTTCTGCGTTGCAAAACGCTGCTTCCGTGGCTGGTCTGATGATCACCACCGAAGTGATGATCGCCGACGCACCGGCCGACAACAAAGCCCCGGCAATGCCTGACATGGGCGGCATGGGCGGCATGGGCGGCATGATGTAA
- a CDS encoding response regulator → MADTGYEILIADDNETNLWLLREQLSQWTEGVVLASDGREAWNLLDQHRFGLVFLDMNMPFLSGLDLIGRLRASAGPNCRTPVVAVTAHAQESQRIQALAAGFNDYLVKPIRLARLQEIVARWRVEPAGGAEYYAQQLLRKTQENRQLSQSLAGKLFAELPAHLAEIEGFLGDSATRQAWEVVHKLHGTFCFFDFGDCLAVTESLEQALLTNQLEQAGRHFEALKQKSAWLLRHQAAVLHSLATKAADANPPPSARG, encoded by the coding sequence ATGGCTGATACAGGCTACGAGATATTGATCGCCGACGACAACGAGACCAATCTTTGGCTACTGCGCGAGCAATTGTCGCAGTGGACGGAAGGCGTGGTTTTGGCAAGCGATGGCCGGGAGGCCTGGAATTTATTGGACCAACACCGCTTTGGCCTGGTGTTTCTGGATATGAATATGCCGTTTCTAAGCGGCTTGGATTTGATCGGCCGGTTACGGGCCAGTGCGGGCCCGAACTGCCGGACTCCGGTCGTTGCGGTAACCGCCCATGCCCAGGAAAGCCAACGGATTCAAGCCTTGGCTGCCGGATTCAATGATTATCTGGTCAAGCCGATTCGTCTGGCGCGGTTGCAGGAAATTGTAGCCCGCTGGCGGGTGGAGCCGGCGGGCGGCGCCGAGTATTACGCACAACAGCTTTTACGCAAAACTCAGGAAAACCGGCAACTCAGCCAAAGTTTGGCCGGTAAATTATTTGCCGAATTGCCAGCCCATCTGGCCGAGATAGAAGGATTTTTAGGCGATTCGGCAACTCGGCAGGCTTGGGAAGTCGTGCATAAACTGCACGGTACGTTCTGTTTTTTCGATTTTGGGGATTGTTTGGCAGTGACCGAAAGTCTGGAGCAAGCGTTGTTGACCAATCAGCTCGAACAGGCGGGGAGGCATTTCGAGGCGTTGAAACAGAAGTCGGCTTGGCTGTTGCGTCACCAAGCGGCAGTCCTGCACTCTTTGGCGACCAAAGCGGCGGACGCTAATCCCCCGCCGTCCGCTAGAGGCTAG